The genomic DNA ATCAGCTTCATCCGCTGGATCAGGTTTCCTACGAAGAATGGCAGCAGGCTTGGCAGGAGACGATCGGCGTGAATTTAATGGGGGCTGCAAATATTGCCTATTGTGTGGCGCGGCACATGATCGATCGACGGCAGGGACGCATTGTAAACGTTTCGTCGCGGGGTGCATTTCGAGGAGAGCCGATCGCCAATGCATACGGAGCTAGCAAAGCGGGATTGAATGCCCTGAGTCAGTCGCTTGCTCAACATCTTGCCCCCTATAATATCGGCGTGACGGCAGTTGCACCCGGATTTGTAGAAACGGAAATGGCACGATCGGTATTAGACAGTCCAGACGGTAACGCCATCCGTCAGCAAAGCCCCTTTGGACGAGTTGCTACCCCAGAGGAAGTTGCCCATACGATTCTGTTTCTTGCCGCCGAGGAATCGCTGTTTTTGAGTGGGACGATCGTGGATGTGAATGGAGCCAGCTACCTGCGATCGTGACTTAAATTCGGGCGGTTTGATGCTGCATTCGGCGGCGCAGCGGTGTATCAATTTCCGGCGGAGTCCTGCAAATGTATTCCATCACGCTGTCCTGATCCGCTGGTGATAAGCTCTCGTAGTAACGCACCGCAGACTCGATCGAAAAAGGAACGCCTAATTTTTCAGGGAAGTTGGGCGGAATTGCCGTCCAGATTGCTGCGGAAATTTCCTTTGATTCACACCATTCGCGCACGATTCGATCGATGTTCGTTTGTTCAGGATATTCTGCGATCGAACTGCGATTCTGCTCTAGATCGATATAGCCAATCTTGTCGATCGTAGTTCCTTCCCGCTGGCGTAAATCTTCGATCGCATCTTCCAGATGAGTACAAGAACTTCTTGCCCAGAGTGTCGGGCAGTTCACACCATTCTCTAAATCCAGGACAACGGTGAGTCGCTTATTGTCCGCAATTTTGGAAAATTCGAGCGACAAAACTGGACCATCGGTTTCCCAGGAGCCTTCATAAGAGAGACCATCTGGCTTCCAAATTAATGATCCCCAACCGAGTATTGCAATCATTCTCTTAATCGTTCGCTTTATATTTCACAGGATGTTCGAGGTTGAATCACTGAGAAGTGAGAAAATTCAGTGCAGATGCAATGTAACGGTAAATGAAGCTTGTCCGATCGTAACGAACACAATTCACAAATAATTAGCTCCCAGGATAGAGCTTGTGTTGCCCGTTCTTTCCCCGTCCTTGCAAATTATTGAACGAACAGGACAGAATAAAGAAAACGATCGCCTCTCTCTCCATGCACTCATCTCCATCTACTGCGACCTCTCACGCTGCATCTAATCCTGCATCCCAGCCGACCTGGAAAATCAAACTGCTCTACGACAGCGAATGTCCGCTCTGTGTCCGGGAAGTTAACTTTTTGCGCCGCAAAGATGCCGATCGCGGTCTGGTCGAGTTCGTCGATATCGCTGCGGACGATTACGATCTGGCGCTGCACGGCGGCATTGACTACGAAACCGCTATGGCACGAATTCACGCAGTTTTACCCGATGGGACGATCGTTAAAAACGTGGAAGTCTTCCGTCGCGTTTACGAAGTGCTGGGCATGGGCTGGATCTATGCCATTACCAAACTGCCGATCGTGGGATGGCTTGCCGACGCGGTTTACGGAGTGTGGGCAAAATTGCGGCTACGGTTAACTGGACGGGCGGATCTGGAAGCGATCGTGGCTGAACGAAATCAGAGACTTTGTGATACGGATCGCTGTCGCATCTAATACAACAGAAGATTGGACATAGAATCAAAGTCCCCCGCCTGTGGGGGATTTAGGGGGCAATGCAGGATCTAAATGACTTTTCAAACCGCGTTCAAGAAAAACCCCAGTCAAGCCTCCACCCGATCGAGAACTGTCCCCTTCACACAGGTACTCGTCAGCGTCGTGCCCTGAAGATTCGCGCCTTCCAGTTCGGCACAGAGCAGATTTGCCCCGCTCAGATTCGCACCTGCTAAATTGGCGTCTCGCAGATCGGCTTCCTCCAGGTTTGCCCCAGTCAGGATCGCCCCCTGAAGGTCTGCCTGTGCCAGATTTGCGCCTGATAGATTCGCGCTGTTAAAGTTAACGCCTCGCAGGTCTGCCCCCCGCAGATCAACTCCCTGCAAGCTCACGCCCATCAAATTCGCACCGCTGAGGAATGCGCCTGCCAGGGTAGTTTGTGCGAGCCTTGCCTGCATCAGATTCGCGCCGCGCAGGTTTGCCCCCCGCAGGTCTGCCTCGGATAGGTCTGCCTGCATCAGATTTGCGCCCACTAAATTCGCCCGCAGGTCGGCTCCCACTAGACAGCAGCCCATCAGGCTTGCACCGTCCAGATTCGCTCCAGTGAGGGTAGTTGCGGTCAGATCGGCTCCGTTCAGCGTTGCGCCTGCCAAATTAACCCGACTGAGATTTACCTTCGAGAGATCTTCGTCTTCCAGGTCTGCCCCTGCCAGCCGTTTTACCTTTCCGGCGCGGATTGCTTCAATGTCCATAGTTTTACTTCTTCAGCAGGATAACCCTAGCGACTGGGTGTAATGGTTTCTTCTGGCTCGATTCCGAGTCCGCCCGACAGCAGTTCTTCCTCCGAGTGAGAGTCTAGTAGCCACAGTCCAGCGGCAATCTTAGGTAGGGCAACCGGAAGACTCATTCCCTGCTGCATCGCGCTCACCAGCAATCCCAGTGCCTCGACTAGCTTTGGGTCAAACTGCCCATTGGCTTTTTGCTGACAGGACTGGTACGCCTGCAACACCGTTTCCATTTCGTCTAATCCGCCCGATCGCCCCTGGGTCAGGTTTTGCTGAAAGTCTGCCAGCAGTGCCAGAATCCGGGATTCGAGGGGAATTTCATCGCCGGATAGCCCTGCGGGTGTGCCCGAACCGTCCCAGCATTCAGTTTGGTGAGTGAGAATTGTGGCGATCGCCTTGAGCCGCTGCATTTTCCGCAGCACTTTCACCCCTGGAATAACCGGACTGGCGGGTGCAGCAAGATGATCAGAATCCCGCGAACTGAGAACGGTTTCGATCGGCTGAAGGAAAGCGATTCTGTGTAAAAGTCCCGCCAAGCGCAAACGGTGAAGCTGCCACGCCGGGAGGTCTAGAAGCTGTCCCATTGCCTCCGCCAGGGTTGCCACTTCCGCAGCCGCGTTGGGATTGCTGATGTCGGTCTGATCAATTAGTTGAGCAATTCGCAGGAGTGCCTGGAGTTCGTTGGAGGTCAGGTTGTTCGCCAGCGCATGGTGCTTTTGTTGGTCGGTCTGCTGGTTATCCTCCAGATAATCAATCACTCGCATCACAATGTCGCCCAGGTGATCAGCAGTTGGCTTGTTACAGAGGGCTTCGGGATGCTGCGATCGTTCAACAATTTGCGTGAGCTGCTGCTGAAGCTGTGCCTGAAGAGTGGGGTTGTAGCGTCCCGCATGGTCGATCATCAGTCCAGCGGTTTCCTGGACCAGATTCGGCTCAAACGTCCAGAGTCCGTAGAATTTACGCTCCAGGTCGGTCTGCGGCTTGCCTGCGACTTCGTAATCTTCCTCAGAAAGCTCCTGGCACAGCACCATTGCCGTATAGTCTGGCGACACGATAATTAAGTGCCATTCCTGCGCCACTGGATCGGCGGGATCGAGCGTTACCAAATCCACATTTGCCTTGTGGCTCGTTGGATGTTCGAGAAAGCCTGCGTCCGTGCCTGCCAGAATCACGACCTGCTGCGATCGATCGGCGATGTCTCCGTAGCGATCGGCTTCCTGGAGATACCATTTGCCCCGCTGAAATGCAGTTAGCATCATAGGCTGATAATCTGCCGCCAGGATCGCATCCTCCAGGGCGTGACAGAGGGCAACCAGCGTGTTTTTGTAGTACACCCCAAAGTTTAGCGGTCGCTTCCCCGGCGTGCCCGATCGATGTGCGTCACCCAGCTTTTGCAGAATGGAACCTTGCAACATTGCGGCGAATTAAGCAAAACTTCTAGCTTCTATCATCGCAAATGATTCCGTTTCTTCAAGGGGTCTCTTCGAGGCGATCGATCTCTTCAGGACGATCAATGAGGAGGCGTTCCCTTTCAGCTTTGGTCAGACGTTATGATAGAGATGTTAAGCAATGTAACACAGGTTAGAAGTTTATGGTAGAGCAACACGGTCGGCGCGTGGTCGTGATTGGGGCAGGCATCGGCGGATTAACGGCAGCGGCACTCCTGGCGCATCGGGGAGATTCCGTCCTGGTACTGGATCAGGCGATCGTCCCAGGGGGCTGTGCTTCTACATTTAAGCGACGCGGCTTTATCTTCGATGTGGGCGCGACCCAGGTGGCGGGACTGGAACCGGGAGGAATTCATCACCGAATTTTCGAGGAACTGAATATCGAACCGCCTGCCGCCACTCAAATCGATCCTGCCTGTGCGGTCTACTTGCCCGGAGAAATGGAACCGATCAACGTCTGGCGCGATCCGCAGCGATGGAAGACCGAACGCCAGCGACAGTTTCCTGGCAGCGAACCCTTCTGGCAACTGATGGCAGATTTGTTTCGCTATAGCTGGGCATTTCAATCCCGTGACCCGGTGCTGCCGCCGCGCAACCTCTGGGACATCACGCAACTCGCCAAAGCCGTCCGTCCCGATACCCTGCTGACCCTGCCGCATACGTTCACGACCGTTGGACAGGTGTTGCGCTGGTATGGTTTGGGAAACGATCGCCGTCTCAAAACCTTTCTGGATATGCAGCTCAAGCTTTACTCCCAGGTAGACGCAGACCAAACCGCCCTCCTCTACGCCGCCACCGCACTCGCCGTTTCCCAATCGCCCCACGGACTGTTTCACCTCCAGGGCAGTATGCAGACATTGAGCGATCGCCTCGTCGAATCTTTGGAGCGGGATGGGAGTCGATTACTCATGCGTCACACAGTTGAACAAGTCCACACAGAAGGACAGCGAGCCACCGCAGTTACGATTCGCAACCAGAAGACCGGAGAAGTTTGGACGGAGCCTGCCGATCATGTTGTCGCGAACGTCACGGTACAAAATCTGGTGAAGCTTTTGGGAGATGCCGCACCCTCTGGCTATCGCGATCGCGTCGAAAAACTGCCGCCCTCTTCAGGGGCTTTCGTGATCTACCTGGGCGTGAAACAGGATGCCCTGCCGGAAAACTGTCCGCCCCACCTGCAATTCCTCTACGACTACGCCGGACCGATCGCCGAAAATAATTCTCTCTTCGTTTCAGTCAGCAAACCCGGAGACGGACGCGCCCCCGCAGGTCATGCCACGATCGTCGCCTCTTCCTTCACCGATCCAAAAATCTGGTGGAATTGCTCGACCGAAGATTACCAGCAGCGCAAGCAGGAATATACGAATCAGGCGATCGATCGGCTCTCTCAATATTTCCATCTCACCCCTGAAACGATCGTGCATCAGGAAGCTGCAACCCCTCGCACCTTTGCCCACTACACCGGACGCAGTGAAGGTATCGTCGGCGGCATCGGTCAGCGTATTCCTACCTTTGGTCCCTTTGGATTTGCCACTCGAACTCCGGTGCGGTCGCTCTGGCTCGTCGGAGATTCAACCCATCCGGGAGAGGGAACGGCAGGGGTGAGTTATTCGGCTTTGACGGTGGTGAGGCAGATTGAGCAGCAGGGGTGAAGGGGTAGATGGGTGGATGAGTGGGTGAGTGGGTGAGTGTTAGGATTTCGGGGGTTGAGGCTGAAGTGAGGAATTTAAGCCAATGCAGATGCCGCCTGATCAGTACATCAGCGTGAATGGAATTAGAACGCGCTATTGGTCTGTGGGTGAAGCAGGCAGTCCCGTTCTTCTGATACATGGAGCAGGAGGTTCGGCTGACTACTGGTACAGGAATATTTTCAGCCTGGCGCAGCAGCACCAAGTCTACGCCCTAGATTGGGTGGGGTCAGGAAAATCCGATAAGCCCGAAGCAACCTACACCTATGAGGATTTGACGCAGTTTGCGTTGGCTTTTATGGATGCTGTCGGTTTATCTAGCGCAAATGTCGTCGGAACTTCAGCGGGCGGTATTCTTGCGATGAAGCTTGCGTCCCAGTTTCCCGATCGCATTCAGAAATTAGTTTTGTCTGGAAGTGCAGGTTTAGGGAAAGCCCTTGGACTTGGAATGCGTCTCTCTACAATTCCGGGCATTGGGGAGGCTTTGAATCGTCCGAGCCGCGCAACTGCTAAGTTCCTAATTCGCCAATGTGCCTATCGTCCAGAAACATTTCTGACGGATGATTTTGTAGATTTGGTTGAGCGGAACTTGCCTCTACAAGTGTTGCAGTTTCAACTTCGCACATTTCGCACTGCTGCAAACTTTTCTGGGATGAAGTCAGACTTTCTAGCGCAGATTCGCAATAGTCTGCCAAAGATTAAAGCTTCAACGCTCGTTTTATGGGGAAAGCAGGATCAAGTTACTTCTGTAAGCGGGGCTGAAATTGCAGCAAACGAAATTCCTGATGCAAAGCTGCACCTATTCGACAATTGTGGACACTGGGCTTATTTAGAACATACAGAGGAATTTAATCAGCTTGTACTTGAGTTTTTGAAGGACTAAGGAACCGCTAGCGACCTGATCATTCTGTTGCAACATCACATTCAGCTTCACATCAATGAATCACATCAATGAACAGGTGAGGGGACAGGTAAGGCAATGGAGGTCAGAAGGGCGGCAAGGATTGTAAAGAAAGGATTGTAAAGAAAAGCTTCTCACTGGGATTTCGATCGAGGGCGCGGGTGAGTGGTGAATCGATAGTATGTCACAATAGATAACGGTTATTTATACTTTGTTGTCGTTACAGGTAGTTCTGTGAGTCCCACCGTTTCAGCCAGCCCCTCTGCCAAAGCTACGACCCGCCGCGCCGTTTTCCCGTTTACCGCGATCGTGGGTCAGGAAGAAATGAAGCTTGCGTTGCTCCTCAACGTGATTGACCCCAAAATTGGGGGCGTGATGATCATGGGCGATCGGGGAACCGGAAAGTCCACCACGATTCGTGCCCTGGCGGACGTGCTGCCTGAAATGGACGTCGTGGCAGGCGATCCGTTCAACAGCCATCCGACTGACCCCAGTTTGATGAGCGATGCGGTCAAGCAGCAAATCGAGTCTGGTGAATCGATCCAGACCACGAAGAAAAAAGTGACGATGATCGACCTGCCCCTGGGCGCAACGGAAGACCGGGTGTGCGGCACGATCGACATCGAAAGAGCCTTGTCGGAAGGCGTAAAGGCATTTGAACCGGGACTGCTGGCGCAGGCAAATCGCGGCATTCTCTACGTGGATGAAGTTAACCTGCTGGACGATCACCTTGTAGACGTGCTGCTGGACTCCGCTGCGTCTGGCTGGAATACGGTTGAGCGGGAAGGGATTTCGATTCGTCACCCGGCAAGATTTGTGCTGGTGGGTTCCGGCAACCCCGAAGAAGGTGAACTGCGTCCCCAGTTGCTCGATCGCTTTGGCTTACACGCCGAAATCCGCACGGTGAAAGAACCGACCCTGCGCGTTCAGATTGTGGAACAGCGATCGGACTTTGACCAGAACCCGGAAGAATTCCTGGTGAAATACCAAACGGAGCAGGATGCGCTTCAGCAAAAGCTGATTAATGCTCAAACTCTCCTGCCCTCGGTGAAGATCGATCAGGATCTCAAGATCAAAATTTCCCAGGTCTGCGCCGAACTGGATGTAGACGGTCTGCGCGGCGATATCGTCACCAACCGCACCGCCAAGGCACTCGCCGCTCTAGAAGGACGGGCAGAAGTCACGGTGGAAGACATTCAGCGGATTATCGTCATGGCACTGCGCCACCGTCTGCGGAAAGACCCCCTGGAGTCGATCGATTCTGGTTACAAGGTGGGTAAGGTCTTTGCTCAGGTGTTTGGTCTGCCTGTGCCGGAATAATTTAAACCCGTTGCGCTAAACCCATTGCGTATCGAAGGCATCCTGTCCGGTGCCATACACTAAATCTCCGTAAGCCTGCCATTCCTTCAGTTCTGCTGGGGTGAGGGGCAGGCTTTTGAGTACGCTGAGGTTTTCGGTGAGCTGCTGGCGAGTGGCAGATCCGGTGAGAGCAATCTGAACGGCGGGATGGTGGAGGACGTAGCGGTAGCAGTCTGCGGCAGTGGGGATTTCTCCCGTCCAATCCGGATGACCGTTGAGCAAACTCCCCCAGCGGGTGCAGGTAAAAGCGACGATCGGCAAATTAGCCTCTAGTGCCGCCGGAAGCACGTCAGCTTCGATTTTGCGGTGTGCCATGTTGTAGCGGAGCATCAGCACATCCAGGGACTTATCTTCGATGAGCCGGAGGGCAGTCGATCGATTATGGGAACTCGCTCCCACATAGCGTAATTGCCCCTGGGATTGCCAGCTTCGCAGTTCAATCAGGGCAGCTTGCAGTAGGTCTGGATCTTCGCTGGGCGTAACATACTCCAGGAAAAAGGCATCGATGATATTTGTACCGAGCGAGCGTCTTAATGGGTCAAAATATTCCCGCAGGTGTTCTGGCTGTCTCGATTCGCTGCCCGTTGCTACAAAAACTGACTCTCGCTGTGCCGCTAAGGTATCCTTCAACTCCTGCACCAGTTCTACCTTCGGCAAGGCATAGAAAAATAGGTAATTGATGCCTGAATCGACCGCCAGCGACCAGCAGCCCGATTCCTTCAAATAAGAAGTTGCCAATCCTAAGCGGCTCACCGGATTGCCCTGGATTGTTGTTAGCGTTGCTGAGGCTAGGTGATTTTTTCTGTGAAGCGATCGGAACTCCGGATTCATAGAAAACCTGTAAAAGGATGGGGTGGACAAGCATTATGGATCGGGGCATCTCTCAATCCACAGTAGCGACTTGCAGCAAAACTTGACTCCTTTCATTGCAGTTTTTCAGCCATCGGCGATCGAAAAAACAGAACGATTGAAAAAGAAAAAAGCTCAGACACAATTGCCTGAGCTGAATGGATTACACAAATACAAAACTGCCTGTTTCCAGGCTTAAACCTTAGTAGCGACGGGAGAAACCGCCACTGCGATTGCCGCCACCAAAGGAACCGCCTCTCTCTTCGCGAGGTTTTGCCTTGTTGACTTTCAAATCGCGTCCCATCCACTCTGCACCATCCAGAGCGTCGATCGCTGCCTGTTCTTCGGAGTCTGCACTCATTTCAACGAAGCCAAAGCCGCGCATCCGCCCTGTTTCGCGATCGACTGGAAGCTGAACGCGCTTCACAGAGCCATATTCCGCAAATACAGAATTCAAATCTTCTTCCGTGACCTCATAGGAGAGGTTACCAACATAAATTGACATTTTTAGTTCTCCAGAACCGAATGTGTAGAGAGTGACATTTCGGTGGAGAAGTCTGCCAATAAAAAACGTGGAAAAATCGTCAATACTAGAAACAACCGCTTCAACCGAATACCTTAATCTCATTTACTACTGTAGCACTCCATTCGGAACGTGACTCGCTTTAAATCGCAGAAATAGTGGGGATATCACGAATAAAAACGGAGGGTTTCACAGTAAAAGCTTTGTGGGCATGTCGGGTCATTGCATATCGACATCGGGTTAAGAAGCAAATTCGATAAGATGGCAGCAGTAAACTTCTGTTAAGCAACACGGGCACGATCGGCATGGCTGCACAAATTTCTAATGCTTTCGCTGCTCTGCGCCATGCGCGTCCGGTGTGGGTACAGGCGATCGGGCGATTGCTGTATCAAACGAGCTATACGGCAATGCAGTTTTATACCCCGCTGCTGTTTGTGAATCAGATGGGGCTATCTGCTACCACGGTCGGGATTGCCCTGGGTACGGGTTCATTAGCAGGCGTGGTCGGGCATTTGCTCGGTGGCTATCTGGCGGATTCTCCCAATTACGGTCGAAAGCGTGCCCTCCTGTTTGCGGCAATTCTGTCGATCGTCGCGGCTCTCCTCCTGGCAGTTACTCCCACTTTCCCGATGCTGATTTTTGCTAATTTGCTGCTGGGGCTGAGCGCGGGCTGCTACTGGACGGCGGCAGATGCGGCGGTAGTGGATGTGACGTTGCCCGAACAGAGACAATCGGCTTTTTCCTTGCTGGTGTTTGCCGATACGGTGGGCAGCGGACTGGGCGTATGGGCAGGGGGACTGATTGCCCAGCAAATCCAGTGGCTTTTTGGCTTCAGTGCCGTTCCAATCGCCCTCTTCCTACTGGTCATTCAGTTTGCGGTCAGCGATCGTCAGGAATTTCATGCAGAATCCGATCCCTTTACTGGATTTGGAATCGCCCTGCGCGATCAATCGCTGCTGCTGTTTGTGCTGGTGAATATTTTGTTTACGACCTATGTTGCCCTGGTTAGCAGTACTTTGCCGCTCTACCTCACCCGTCTTGGCACTGGCTCCGGTCAAACTGTTGGCAGCGTTGCCCAGCTTTTTACCTGGGTTTACATTGGGCTGGGAGCCGTGCTGCAAATCCCAATCGTTCAGTTCATACGAGGCTGGAACAAACCTCGCGCCCTGCTGCTGTCAATGGCACTGTGGGGAATTGGCTTTTTGCTGGTCTGGCTAACCGCTGTGGTGTCGATTCCCCGGAGTATGACGATCGCTGCCCTTGCCGTCCTGTCTATTGCAGGGGTAATTTACAAACCGTTTGCCCCGGCGATCGTGGCGGAATTTGCGCCTGTTTCCCTGCGGGGAGTTTATTTGGCAATTAGCTATCAATGCTGGTCGATCGGCTATTTCCTGGGACCGATCGTTGGCGGATGGGCAATGGATCAGCCCTTTGCTCAGCAAAGCTGGCTCTGGGGAGCAGGAACCACGCTGTTCGGTCTGGTTGGACTTCAGCGATTGGCTCAGCGTTCGCTTCAAACGGTGGAACCGCTTGGCAATCTAGCAGAGCAGTCTCAAGCCAAGACTTAACAAGTAGAAACTTAAGTAGACTTCTAACGAAACGCTGCAATTTAGCCGAAATTTAGCAAAGAATAACGAAGCGTCTTGATAGAATCTAGGCATTCTAAACCTGAGTCGTGTCCTGTTCTCCCCTAAGCTGTGAATGCCCTTCAAGCCGTGAACGATAGTAATTCTGAGGTAATGTCCCTCGAAACCTGTATCCGTCAGGCTTTAGAGCAGGGTCAACTGACCCCTGTTTTGGCAGCTCGAATTCAGCAAATTGTGGAGGAGGGAGGTTTAGCAGAATACGAGCAACAGCTCTTGCAGCTGCTTCAGGATGCTATTCAGGATCACTGCATTCGTCCAGTACAGCCTTTGGAGCCGAGATAAGAACTACGCTTCAATTAACCGCGTCGCGCATTCGCCATTTCCAGACATAGCTTGATACCAGATTCGTCAGAATGTGCGCTACGACAGGGACGAACAAATTGCCCGTTTCCATTGCACCCCAGCCCAGCACTAGCCCGATCGCCGTCGCCCAGATCACATAAGACCACTGCTGACTGCCGTTAAAGTGCATTACGCCAAAACACAGGCTGGAAATCACTAACCCGTACCAGTTCAAGCCGATCGACGGCAGCATCACCCCTCGAAACAGCAGTTCTTCGCTCAGTCCCGGCAGCAGTCCCAGCCAGATCAGATCCGGGAGGGCAAGCGGCTGAATAATCAGCGCCAGATAGTGATCTGCACTCTGCCGATAACCCGTCCACAGGCGATAGGCGATCGAACTAGCGATCGTAACGGCAACGCCCAGTCCAACGCCCCACAGCAAATCCACCGTTGACCAGGTAAAGGGCAAGAGCGACGGGTCGAACAGCAGCCAAATTCGCGCAACCAGCAGCAAAACGATCGCCGTAACGCCCATTGCGGTCAACACCTGAACACGGCTCAGAGGTTCCATTTCGGGCTGGGGAGTAGGGTTAGAAGGTGGCTCCACAGGATTTCGAGCTATTTTGAATGAATAGAACAGCAATTTACTGGAGTTTGTCTCAGAGATAAACCCTCCGAAGGATTACAGATTGCCCCATTATTATCCAATTTTCCAAAGAATATTAGACTGTAGCGACGTTCTCAGGCAACGTTCTCAGGCACTCCTGAAGGTTGGCAATTTGCGGACGCAGACTCGACGGAT from Leptolyngbya ohadii IS1 includes the following:
- a CDS encoding SDR family NAD(P)-dependent oxidoreductase → MQTFSSKTVLITGASGGIGRATAIAFAKAGTTVALHYGQRSEKVEQVRQELSGEGHILVQADLNDPIAIEKMVNETIAQLGRIDILVNNAGVYQLHPLDQVSYEEWQQAWQETIGVNLMGAANIAYCVARHMIDRRQGRIVNVSSRGAFRGEPIANAYGASKAGLNALSQSLAQHLAPYNIGVTAVAPGFVETEMARSVLDSPDGNAIRQQSPFGRVATPEEVAHTILFLAAEESLFLSGTIVDVNGASYLRS
- a CDS encoding thiol-disulfide oxidoreductase DCC family protein, giving the protein MHSSPSTATSHAASNPASQPTWKIKLLYDSECPLCVREVNFLRRKDADRGLVEFVDIAADDYDLALHGGIDYETAMARIHAVLPDGTIVKNVEVFRRVYEVLGMGWIYAITKLPIVGWLADAVYGVWAKLRLRLTGRADLEAIVAERNQRLCDTDRCRI
- a CDS encoding pentapeptide repeat-containing protein encodes the protein MDIEAIRAGKVKRLAGADLEDEDLSKVNLSRVNLAGATLNGADLTATTLTGANLDGASLMGCCLVGADLRANLVGANLMQADLSEADLRGANLRGANLMQARLAQTTLAGAFLSGANLMGVSLQGVDLRGADLRGVNFNSANLSGANLAQADLQGAILTGANLEEADLRDANLAGANLSGANLLCAELEGANLQGTTLTSTCVKGTVLDRVEA
- a CDS encoding DICT sensory domain-containing protein, which gives rise to MLQGSILQKLGDAHRSGTPGKRPLNFGVYYKNTLVALCHALEDAILAADYQPMMLTAFQRGKWYLQEADRYGDIADRSQQVVILAGTDAGFLEHPTSHKANVDLVTLDPADPVAQEWHLIIVSPDYTAMVLCQELSEEDYEVAGKPQTDLERKFYGLWTFEPNLVQETAGLMIDHAGRYNPTLQAQLQQQLTQIVERSQHPEALCNKPTADHLGDIVMRVIDYLEDNQQTDQQKHHALANNLTSNELQALLRIAQLIDQTDISNPNAAAEVATLAEAMGQLLDLPAWQLHRLRLAGLLHRIAFLQPIETVLSSRDSDHLAAPASPVIPGVKVLRKMQRLKAIATILTHQTECWDGSGTPAGLSGDEIPLESRILALLADFQQNLTQGRSGGLDEMETVLQAYQSCQQKANGQFDPKLVEALGLLVSAMQQGMSLPVALPKIAAGLWLLDSHSEEELLSGGLGIEPEETITPSR
- the crtD gene encoding C-3',4' desaturase CrtD → MVEQHGRRVVVIGAGIGGLTAAALLAHRGDSVLVLDQAIVPGGCASTFKRRGFIFDVGATQVAGLEPGGIHHRIFEELNIEPPAATQIDPACAVYLPGEMEPINVWRDPQRWKTERQRQFPGSEPFWQLMADLFRYSWAFQSRDPVLPPRNLWDITQLAKAVRPDTLLTLPHTFTTVGQVLRWYGLGNDRRLKTFLDMQLKLYSQVDADQTALLYAATALAVSQSPHGLFHLQGSMQTLSDRLVESLERDGSRLLMRHTVEQVHTEGQRATAVTIRNQKTGEVWTEPADHVVANVTVQNLVKLLGDAAPSGYRDRVEKLPPSSGAFVIYLGVKQDALPENCPPHLQFLYDYAGPIAENNSLFVSVSKPGDGRAPAGHATIVASSFTDPKIWWNCSTEDYQQRKQEYTNQAIDRLSQYFHLTPETIVHQEAATPRTFAHYTGRSEGIVGGIGQRIPTFGPFGFATRTPVRSLWLVGDSTHPGEGTAGVSYSALTVVRQIEQQG
- a CDS encoding alpha/beta fold hydrolase yields the protein MQMPPDQYISVNGIRTRYWSVGEAGSPVLLIHGAGGSADYWYRNIFSLAQQHQVYALDWVGSGKSDKPEATYTYEDLTQFALAFMDAVGLSSANVVGTSAGGILAMKLASQFPDRIQKLVLSGSAGLGKALGLGMRLSTIPGIGEALNRPSRATAKFLIRQCAYRPETFLTDDFVDLVERNLPLQVLQFQLRTFRTAANFSGMKSDFLAQIRNSLPKIKASTLVLWGKQDQVTSVSGAEIAANEIPDAKLHLFDNCGHWAYLEHTEEFNQLVLEFLKD
- the bchI gene encoding magnesium chelatase ATPase subunit I; the protein is MSPTVSASPSAKATTRRAVFPFTAIVGQEEMKLALLLNVIDPKIGGVMIMGDRGTGKSTTIRALADVLPEMDVVAGDPFNSHPTDPSLMSDAVKQQIESGESIQTTKKKVTMIDLPLGATEDRVCGTIDIERALSEGVKAFEPGLLAQANRGILYVDEVNLLDDHLVDVLLDSAASGWNTVEREGISIRHPARFVLVGSGNPEEGELRPQLLDRFGLHAEIRTVKEPTLRVQIVEQRSDFDQNPEEFLVKYQTEQDALQQKLINAQTLLPSVKIDQDLKIKISQVCAELDVDGLRGDIVTNRTAKALAALEGRAEVTVEDIQRIIVMALRHRLRKDPLESIDSGYKVGKVFAQVFGLPVPE
- a CDS encoding aldo/keto reductase, whose protein sequence is MNPEFRSLHRKNHLASATLTTIQGNPVSRLGLATSYLKESGCWSLAVDSGINYLFFYALPKVELVQELKDTLAAQRESVFVATGSESRQPEHLREYFDPLRRSLGTNIIDAFFLEYVTPSEDPDLLQAALIELRSWQSQGQLRYVGASSHNRSTALRLIEDKSLDVLMLRYNMAHRKIEADVLPAALEANLPIVAFTCTRWGSLLNGHPDWTGEIPTAADCYRYVLHHPAVQIALTGSATRQQLTENLSVLKSLPLTPAELKEWQAYGDLVYGTGQDAFDTQWV
- a CDS encoding RNA recognition motif domain-containing protein, with amino-acid sequence MSIYVGNLSYEVTEEDLNSVFAEYGSVKRVQLPVDRETGRMRGFGFVEMSADSEEQAAIDALDGAEWMGRDLKVNKAKPREERGGSFGGGNRSGGFSRRY
- a CDS encoding MFS transporter, which translates into the protein MAAQISNAFAALRHARPVWVQAIGRLLYQTSYTAMQFYTPLLFVNQMGLSATTVGIALGTGSLAGVVGHLLGGYLADSPNYGRKRALLFAAILSIVAALLLAVTPTFPMLIFANLLLGLSAGCYWTAADAAVVDVTLPEQRQSAFSLLVFADTVGSGLGVWAGGLIAQQIQWLFGFSAVPIALFLLVIQFAVSDRQEFHAESDPFTGFGIALRDQSLLLFVLVNILFTTYVALVSSTLPLYLTRLGTGSGQTVGSVAQLFTWVYIGLGAVLQIPIVQFIRGWNKPRALLLSMALWGIGFLLVWLTAVVSIPRSMTIAALAVLSIAGVIYKPFAPAIVAEFAPVSLRGVYLAISYQCWSIGYFLGPIVGGWAMDQPFAQQSWLWGAGTTLFGLVGLQRLAQRSLQTVEPLGNLAEQSQAKT
- a CDS encoding CPBP family intramembrane glutamic endopeptidase, translated to MEPPSNPTPQPEMEPLSRVQVLTAMGVTAIVLLLVARIWLLFDPSLLPFTWSTVDLLWGVGLGVAVTIASSIAYRLWTGYRQSADHYLALIIQPLALPDLIWLGLLPGLSEELLFRGVMLPSIGLNWYGLVISSLCFGVMHFNGSQQWSYVIWATAIGLVLGWGAMETGNLFVPVVAHILTNLVSSYVWKWRMRDAVN